Proteins encoded by one window of Ochrobactrum sp. BTU1:
- a CDS encoding 3-keto-5-aminohexanoate cleavage protein translates to MTDKKKTQRKVIITCAVTGSVHTPTMSPHLPVTPEEIASEAIAAAEAGASILHLHARDPLDGRPSANPDLFMQFLPRIKQSTAAVVNISTGGSSLMTLDDRLAAPLKAQPEMCSLNMGSMNFALFPALDKPREWKYAWEPELLEATRNSIFKNTFADMEGILTSLGQGCGTRFEFECYDVGHLYSLAHFRDRGLVTGHLFIQFVFGILGGIGADPDNLMHMKRIADKLFGDDYSFSVLAAGRHQIPMITMAAAMGGNVRVGLEDSLYDGRGKLARSNADQVRRIRSILDGLSLEVATPDEARDYLGLKGGDRVAF, encoded by the coding sequence ATGACAGATAAAAAGAAAACACAGCGCAAGGTGATCATCACCTGCGCAGTGACAGGCTCCGTGCACACTCCAACCATGTCGCCGCACCTACCGGTCACGCCAGAGGAGATCGCCAGCGAAGCCATTGCGGCGGCGGAAGCCGGCGCATCTATCCTGCATCTTCATGCTCGCGATCCTCTCGACGGCAGGCCGTCCGCCAATCCGGATCTGTTCATGCAGTTCCTACCGCGCATCAAGCAATCGACGGCGGCGGTGGTGAATATTTCCACAGGCGGTTCATCATTGATGACGCTGGATGATCGGTTGGCTGCGCCGCTTAAGGCCCAACCGGAAATGTGTTCACTTAATATGGGCTCAATGAATTTCGCGCTGTTTCCAGCCCTCGATAAGCCACGCGAGTGGAAGTACGCGTGGGAACCGGAACTGCTGGAGGCTACCCGAAACTCGATCTTCAAGAACACCTTCGCGGATATGGAAGGTATTCTGACAAGTCTCGGTCAGGGCTGTGGCACGCGTTTTGAGTTTGAATGTTACGATGTCGGACATCTTTACTCATTGGCGCATTTTCGCGACCGTGGATTGGTTACCGGTCACTTGTTCATCCAGTTCGTGTTCGGAATTCTGGGCGGCATCGGTGCAGACCCGGATAACCTTATGCATATGAAGCGGATCGCCGACAAACTGTTCGGTGACGATTATTCATTTTCAGTTCTGGCGGCAGGTCGGCACCAAATACCGATGATTACAATGGCGGCAGCCATGGGCGGCAATGTTCGTGTAGGTCTGGAAGACAGCCTCTATGATGGACGGGGCAAGCTAGCCAGGAGCAATGCCGATCAGGTGCGGCGTATCCGCAGCATTCTTGATGGGTTGTCGCTGGAGGTTGCAACGCCCGATGAGGCGCGCGATTATCTGGGCTTGAAAGGTGGAGACAGGGTGGCCTTCTGA
- a CDS encoding aspartate aminotransferase family protein, translating to MLNTKAQNERPASHLFYQSRLRRPLVDRADGIYIWDQDGRRVIDGSSGAMVVNIGHGNRNVLDAMKAQMDRVTFAYRLHFENEPAEDLARMAAERMPEGLDKIFFVSGGSEAVESCIKLARQWAVATGQSKRWKVISRFPSYHGGTLGALAVTGYAALSEPFAPIMREMPKVPAPTAYLDRDNLSMEQRGQKYADMLEEKIQQEGAESVLAFIMEPIGGASTGALVAPDSYYPRIREICDRYGILLIHDEVMSGAGRTGKFLGGDHWNCKPDLIALSKGFASGYCPLGAMAAPGRIVQPVLDAGGFLHGFTYAGNPLACSAGKAVLEEIDRLDLVGNAARMGEALKGELEGLKKRFPFIGDVRGKGLLLAAEFVSDPDTMRPLPKDLNAHQRMVDLAYERGLIVYSRRTRGGVEGDHFLVCPPMVVSREQVGEITAILGDTLEALARELKLPVNA from the coding sequence ATGCTCAACACAAAAGCACAAAACGAACGTCCGGCATCGCATCTTTTCTACCAGTCGCGCCTGCGCAGGCCCCTGGTGGATCGAGCCGATGGCATCTACATCTGGGATCAGGACGGACGTCGTGTCATCGACGGGTCAAGCGGTGCGATGGTGGTCAATATCGGCCACGGCAATCGCAATGTACTCGATGCCATGAAAGCACAGATGGATCGCGTTACCTTCGCTTATCGCCTCCACTTCGAAAACGAACCGGCCGAAGATCTGGCGCGCATGGCGGCAGAGCGAATGCCGGAGGGGTTGGACAAGATTTTCTTCGTTTCTGGTGGATCGGAAGCGGTGGAATCGTGCATCAAACTCGCCCGCCAATGGGCGGTTGCGACCGGACAGTCCAAGCGCTGGAAAGTGATCTCGCGTTTTCCCTCCTATCATGGCGGTACACTTGGTGCGTTGGCTGTCACCGGCTATGCAGCTTTGAGCGAGCCTTTCGCCCCCATCATGCGCGAGATGCCGAAAGTTCCGGCGCCGACCGCTTATCTCGACCGCGACAATCTCTCGATGGAACAGCGTGGCCAGAAATATGCTGACATGCTGGAGGAGAAAATTCAGCAAGAGGGTGCTGAAAGCGTGCTGGCTTTCATCATGGAGCCGATCGGTGGTGCGTCAACGGGCGCACTGGTCGCGCCCGACAGTTATTATCCGCGTATACGTGAAATCTGTGATCGCTATGGCATCTTGCTCATCCATGATGAGGTAATGAGCGGTGCCGGACGCACCGGTAAGTTTCTGGGCGGTGATCACTGGAACTGCAAACCCGACCTCATCGCGCTTTCAAAGGGCTTTGCCTCCGGCTATTGCCCGCTTGGCGCGATGGCGGCGCCCGGGCGCATCGTGCAGCCTGTTCTGGATGCCGGTGGCTTCCTGCACGGCTTCACCTATGCCGGTAATCCTCTGGCTTGTTCTGCGGGCAAGGCGGTACTTGAAGAAATTGATCGTCTTGATCTGGTCGGCAATGCCGCCCGCATGGGCGAAGCTCTAAAAGGTGAGCTGGAAGGGCTTAAAAAGCGCTTTCCTTTCATCGGCGACGTGCGCGGCAAGGGGTTGCTGCTTGCCGCCGAATTCGTGTCTGACCCCGATACCATGCGGCCGCTGCCGAAGGATCTGAATGCCCATCAGCGCATGGTCGATCTCGCCTATGAACGAGGCTTGATTGTATATTCTCGCCGCACGCGGGGTGGCGTCGAGGGTGATCATTTCCTCGTCTGTCCGCCGATGGTCGTAAGTCGAGAACAGGTCGGAGAAATAACGGCCATTCTCGGCGATACGCTGGAGGCTTTGGCGCGGGAGCTCAAGCTTCCCGTGAACGCATAA
- a CDS encoding ThuA domain-containing protein yields MNVRNVTEFPDFGLTPAQRREAVLGHYYEYPGMDGAQGEIWCYTDAYSYLPGATVHLQVSATAARFDIDIVRDGAIETPVFSRRGIDCKWQETPAQSSVVGCGWETTFSFKTDENWPSGAYRITLNAEGNNGQRIQCYHLFILRPAAGRKPGRILQVAATGTWTAYNTWGGSNHYQGITGPHADQYATTVSIERPFCRGFVLLPADAPRVPLDFVTPPAAPPRYPHMEWAFANGYSKKYASSGWASYDSLFFRWAEREGYAVDLASQHDLHFSPEILNGYDCIVFVGHDEYWTWEMRDAVDQYVDGGGHAARFAGNFMWQTRLEDDGKRQTCYKYRARAEDPVYRSADPRRTSGCWEAAETGRPAAETFGLNALRGLYVGWGGCAPRGVRGFPVYRPEHWAFTGTGIYYGDLLGADGHAFGYEVDGLDYVIRGGLPEPEEGSGAPDGLQILALGMSSLKEESADIPADDQFLSDADAKFVADTLIGDNDEAAVERIKRGCGMIVNFPRGKGEVFHAGSCEWVAALKRGDRMIERVTANVLNRYLKR; encoded by the coding sequence ATGAACGTTAGAAACGTCACTGAGTTTCCCGATTTCGGGCTGACGCCTGCGCAAAGGCGTGAAGCGGTGCTTGGCCATTATTATGAATATCCCGGCATGGATGGGGCGCAAGGTGAAATCTGGTGTTACACCGACGCCTATTCTTATCTGCCGGGCGCAACGGTGCATCTGCAGGTGAGCGCGACTGCCGCGCGTTTCGATATTGATATCGTTCGGGATGGGGCGATTGAAACGCCAGTTTTTTCCAGACGCGGGATCGATTGTAAATGGCAGGAAACACCAGCCCAATCTTCAGTCGTTGGCTGCGGGTGGGAGACTACATTTTCGTTTAAGACGGATGAGAACTGGCCTTCTGGCGCGTACCGGATCACGTTGAATGCCGAAGGCAATAACGGTCAGCGGATTCAATGCTACCACTTGTTCATCCTGCGCCCTGCGGCGGGCCGCAAACCTGGTCGTATCCTCCAGGTTGCCGCGACTGGCACGTGGACGGCCTATAATACCTGGGGCGGCTCCAACCATTATCAGGGCATTACCGGACCGCATGCCGATCAATATGCGACGACGGTAAGCATCGAGCGTCCGTTCTGCCGCGGCTTTGTGTTGTTGCCGGCTGACGCGCCCCGTGTGCCGCTTGATTTTGTGACGCCGCCCGCAGCGCCCCCACGCTATCCGCATATGGAATGGGCTTTTGCCAATGGCTATTCCAAGAAATATGCGTCTTCCGGTTGGGCAAGCTATGATAGCCTGTTCTTCCGGTGGGCTGAACGGGAAGGCTATGCGGTTGATCTTGCAAGCCAGCACGATCTGCATTTCTCCCCAGAAATCCTCAACGGTTATGACTGCATCGTCTTTGTCGGCCATGACGAATATTGGACATGGGAGATGCGAGACGCTGTCGATCAGTATGTCGATGGCGGCGGTCATGCGGCGCGTTTTGCGGGCAATTTCATGTGGCAGACCCGGCTCGAGGACGATGGTAAGCGCCAGACCTGCTATAAGTATCGTGCCCGCGCTGAAGACCCGGTCTATCGCTCTGCAGATCCGCGTCGCACTAGCGGTTGCTGGGAAGCCGCGGAAACCGGACGGCCCGCAGCAGAGACGTTTGGTCTCAATGCGTTACGCGGTCTTTATGTCGGCTGGGGTGGTTGCGCCCCGCGCGGCGTGCGCGGCTTTCCGGTCTATCGCCCCGAACATTGGGCCTTTACTGGTACTGGCATCTATTACGGCGATCTCTTAGGTGCCGATGGTCACGCTTTCGGCTACGAAGTTGACGGTCTCGACTATGTGATCCGCGGAGGATTGCCAGAACCGGAGGAGGGCAGCGGCGCGCCTGACGGCTTGCAGATTCTTGCGCTCGGCATGTCGTCTCTCAAGGAAGAGAGCGCGGATATTCCCGCTGACGATCAGTTCCTCTCCGATGCTGATGCCAAATTCGTGGCCGACACGCTGATTGGCGACAATGACGAGGCGGCCGTGGAACGGATAAAGCGCGGCTGCGGCATGATTGTCAATTTCCCGCGCGGCAAGGGCGAGGTTTTTCACGCCGGAAGCTGCGAATGGGTTGCGGCACTAAAACGCGGCGATCGCATGATCGAGCGTGTAACCGCCAATGTTCTAAACCGATATCTCAAGCGCTGA
- a CDS encoding amino acid ABC transporter ATP-binding protein, which translates to MVEVKGACKAYGELEVLKGINLSVARGQIIAIIGPSGSGKSTLLRSINHLETLNGGEVWLDGEQVNQPLAGQAFEKHINAVRQQMGMVFQHFNLFPHLTVLENITLGPVKLKGMTKDVARTLALELLKKVGLADKIDVYPSRLSGGQKQRVAIARALAMQPKVMLFDEATSALDPELVDEVNAVMKQLAAEHMTMLIVTHEMRFAAEVADRILFMDGGVVVEEGPPDQILRNPVEERTRAFLKKYLAA; encoded by the coding sequence ATGGTCGAAGTGAAGGGCGCTTGCAAAGCCTATGGCGAGCTGGAAGTGCTAAAAGGTATCAACCTGTCGGTGGCGCGTGGCCAGATCATCGCTATTATTGGGCCTAGCGGCTCAGGTAAGAGTACGCTTCTGCGCTCGATTAATCATCTGGAAACGCTGAATGGTGGTGAAGTCTGGCTCGATGGGGAGCAGGTCAATCAACCTCTCGCCGGACAGGCATTCGAGAAACACATCAATGCCGTGCGCCAGCAGATGGGTATGGTATTCCAGCACTTCAACTTGTTTCCGCATCTCACTGTGCTCGAAAACATCACGCTCGGCCCCGTCAAACTCAAGGGTATGACAAAAGATGTTGCACGCACGCTGGCCCTGGAGCTTCTGAAAAAGGTTGGGCTCGCCGACAAGATCGACGTTTACCCTTCGCGTCTTTCAGGTGGTCAGAAACAGCGTGTGGCCATTGCACGTGCGCTCGCCATGCAGCCGAAAGTGATGCTGTTCGACGAGGCGACTTCAGCGCTCGATCCAGAGCTTGTGGACGAGGTCAATGCGGTGATGAAGCAACTTGCCGCTGAACATATGACGATGTTGATCGTCACGCACGAGATGCGATTTGCTGCCGAAGTCGCCGACCGCATCCTTTTCATGGATGGCGGCGTGGTGGTGGAAGAGGGGCCGCCGGATCAGATCCTGCGCAATCCTGTAGAGGAGCGTACCCGCGCCTTCCTCAAGAAATATCTAGCCGCGTGA
- a CDS encoding amino acid ABC transporter permease, protein MQALDFSIVAPYTELLLTGLWWTLVLTVASAFLSFVLGIVFALVVLYAPAILAWPVRFFMWLFMGTPLLLQLFLIYFGLVQIGIDIPALGAGIIGLSLHFAVYNADIIRAGIVAVDPGQMEGARSIGFSHGQALRYIVIPQAVRNTIPPIGNNMIVLLKDTSLVSIIGIAELVHSAQLAISETFSPFEFYITIAAIYYLANLVLEAGLRRIERKVEVTR, encoded by the coding sequence ATGCAAGCTCTCGATTTCAGCATCGTCGCCCCCTATACGGAACTGCTGTTGACCGGACTGTGGTGGACGCTTGTTCTGACGGTTGCTTCGGCTTTCCTGAGCTTCGTGCTCGGCATCGTATTTGCTCTGGTTGTGCTTTATGCGCCAGCGATCCTCGCATGGCCGGTGCGGTTCTTTATGTGGCTGTTCATGGGCACTCCGCTTCTGCTGCAGCTCTTCCTTATCTATTTCGGACTAGTTCAAATCGGTATCGATATTCCAGCTCTTGGCGCGGGCATTATCGGCCTTAGTTTGCACTTTGCCGTTTACAATGCCGATATCATTCGCGCGGGTATTGTCGCGGTCGATCCGGGTCAGATGGAGGGAGCGCGGTCTATCGGCTTCAGTCATGGACAGGCCTTGCGCTACATCGTCATCCCGCAGGCCGTGCGCAATACGATACCACCCATCGGCAACAATATGATCGTTCTTCTGAAGGATACATCGCTGGTTTCAATCATCGGCATTGCCGAACTGGTGCACAGCGCGCAACTGGCCATCAGCGAAACCTTCAGCCCGTTCGAATTTTATATAACCATCGCCGCCATTTATTATTTGGCTAATCTGGTTCTGGAAGCCGGCTTGCGGCGGATTGAAAGAAAAGTGGAGGTAACGCGATGA
- a CDS encoding amino acid ABC transporter permease: MDFALMQRVLPFFLEAAWVTVQISALALVLGLGVAVVLVNGRLSRSVILRWLAAAYVSIFRGTPCLVQLFILYFGGPQIGINLEPFAAGVIGLGLNIGAYMSESIRGAIQSVDRGQTEAARSIGFGRGQTMRFVVLPQAARVMIRPLGVNTIALLKGSALVSTISVVELTYTAQRFIGSTYKPFEIFGVAAVLYMIIIYIVARGVDLLDARFAAK, translated from the coding sequence ATGGATTTTGCGTTGATGCAGCGCGTCCTCCCGTTTTTTCTGGAGGCGGCATGGGTGACTGTGCAAATTTCTGCTCTAGCCTTGGTGCTGGGTCTTGGCGTCGCGGTTGTACTCGTTAATGGGCGCCTGTCTCGATCGGTCATCCTGCGATGGCTCGCGGCAGCCTATGTAAGCATCTTTCGCGGCACGCCCTGTCTTGTCCAGCTCTTCATTCTCTATTTCGGCGGTCCGCAGATCGGCATCAATCTTGAACCCTTCGCCGCTGGCGTCATCGGACTGGGCTTGAATATCGGCGCATATATGTCTGAATCTATCCGTGGTGCAATTCAAAGCGTCGATCGTGGCCAGACGGAAGCGGCCCGTTCCATTGGCTTTGGGCGCGGCCAGACCATGCGGTTCGTCGTGCTGCCTCAGGCGGCTCGAGTGATGATCCGCCCTCTCGGCGTTAATACGATAGCGCTCCTGAAGGGGTCGGCGCTGGTTTCCACCATTTCGGTGGTTGAACTGACTTATACCGCGCAGCGCTTCATCGGTTCGACTTACAAGCCATTTGAGATTTTCGGCGTTGCAGCCGTTCTCTACATGATCATCATCTATATCGTGGCGCGAGGGGTGGATCTTCTCGACGCGCGCTTCGCGGCGAAGTGA
- a CDS encoding ABC transporter substrate-binding protein: protein MFNRITGFIAAAAIATTALLAVAPAHADDLEKIKAAGELKIAMSGQYPPFNFVNEKNEVVGFDASIGSAIAERMQLKPQLITTAWDGIVAGLRAGKFDTVVGSMTITPEREKAVDFVGPYYHAGRAVFVKEETAFQKLDDLKGKTLGVTLGETHEKWAREQGGWSIRTYKGLPELMLELNAGRVDAIVVDNIPVMVAIKETGQKVRRLDTPDIEGGSVAIGIAIRKNNPELKAAMQKALDEIMADGTYEKISMQWVGSDIR, encoded by the coding sequence ATGTTTAACAGAATCACAGGTTTCATTGCCGCTGCAGCGATCGCCACCACCGCACTCTTGGCGGTTGCACCTGCACATGCGGACGATCTTGAGAAGATCAAGGCAGCTGGCGAGCTAAAGATTGCGATGAGCGGTCAGTATCCGCCGTTCAATTTTGTCAATGAGAAGAACGAAGTCGTGGGCTTCGATGCCTCCATAGGTTCGGCTATTGCCGAGCGCATGCAACTCAAGCCGCAGCTTATCACCACCGCTTGGGATGGTATTGTTGCTGGTCTTCGGGCGGGCAAGTTCGACACGGTGGTTGGCTCCATGACGATTACGCCGGAGCGCGAGAAGGCCGTGGACTTCGTCGGACCATATTATCACGCGGGCCGCGCGGTTTTCGTGAAGGAAGAGACTGCCTTTCAAAAGCTCGACGACCTCAAAGGCAAAACTTTGGGCGTCACGCTCGGTGAAACCCATGAAAAATGGGCACGCGAACAGGGCGGCTGGAGCATCCGCACCTACAAAGGTTTGCCAGAGCTGATGCTTGAACTCAATGCAGGCCGTGTCGATGCCATCGTTGTCGATAACATCCCGGTCATGGTTGCGATCAAGGAAACCGGCCAGAAGGTCCGCAGGCTTGACACGCCGGATATTGAAGGCGGCAGCGTTGCCATCGGCATCGCCATTCGCAAGAACAATCCGGAGTTGAAGGCTGCAATGCAGAAGGCTCTCGACGAGATCATGGCCGACGGTACTTACGAGAAAATCTCGATGCAATGGGTTGGCAGCGATATTCGCTGA
- a CDS encoding LysR family transcriptional regulator: protein MSLHRPERLVWDLDWNLLRSFVVIAEVKSITRAAERLNLKQPSVSNALRRLEERIGQRLVERDATRFELTEVGKLLYEQSIEVFGAISQLPQLVRGVGDNVTGHVTISVASHIVSPLFDQALALFHEHHPNATLTITVSASTEVARLVREKRASFGLGLVSNRDPALDYTMAYREFFGFFCGPRHRMFGQSGLTLADLKGEPSVSFQTDHIADALRPVALLRSEARLSPDVVGTSSSLEEVRRMIITGLGIGPLPVHVVRREIDDGLLWRLPPYDNPPAIDVFLIHNPEANLNKAENAMLAGLKSIIASTPLDERIYND from the coding sequence ATGTCGCTACATCGCCCTGAGCGTCTCGTCTGGGATCTGGATTGGAACCTTCTGCGCAGTTTCGTGGTGATTGCCGAAGTCAAAAGCATCACCCGCGCAGCAGAACGCCTCAACCTCAAACAACCAAGCGTAAGCAACGCGTTGCGTCGATTGGAAGAGCGTATCGGCCAGCGGTTAGTGGAGCGCGATGCTACTAGGTTTGAACTGACGGAAGTCGGCAAACTGCTTTACGAACAGAGCATCGAGGTATTCGGTGCTATCTCGCAACTGCCGCAATTGGTGCGCGGTGTCGGTGACAATGTGACCGGCCATGTTACTATTTCTGTAGCCAGCCACATCGTATCCCCTCTCTTCGACCAGGCGCTCGCGCTGTTTCATGAACACCATCCCAACGCGACACTGACGATCACCGTATCCGCCAGCACCGAAGTCGCTCGCCTTGTACGAGAAAAACGCGCCTCTTTTGGCCTTGGCCTTGTAAGCAATCGCGATCCTGCGCTTGATTACACCATGGCCTATCGGGAGTTCTTTGGCTTTTTCTGTGGACCGCGGCACCGGATGTTCGGCCAGTCCGGTCTGACCCTTGCCGATCTGAAAGGAGAACCATCGGTTTCATTTCAGACCGACCATATTGCTGACGCGCTGCGACCCGTAGCCCTATTGCGCAGTGAAGCCCGACTTTCTCCGGATGTGGTCGGCACTTCGTCGAGCCTCGAGGAGGTCCGCCGGATGATCATCACCGGACTTGGCATCGGGCCGCTTCCAGTGCATGTGGTGCGACGCGAGATTGATGACGGCCTTCTTTGGCGTCTGCCCCCTTACGATAACCCTCCGGCAATTGATGTTTTCCTGATCCACAACCCTGAGGCCAATCTCAACAAGGCCGAAAACGCCATGCTTGCTGGGCTGAAATCTATCATCGCTTCAACGCCGCTTGACGAACGCATTTACAACGATTGA
- a CDS encoding LysR family transcriptional regulator, with protein MNLRQVEAFRTVMLTGKMTAAAELMSITQPAVSRLIRDFEIDTKLKLFNRRGNQLIPTQAAMTLLQEVERAYVGLNRIRSFADEIRRQNAGMLRIAAMPALANGIMPRFLARFLKDRPNIHASLNGIPSALVVEAVASGQADIGFADGPLDRPGFIIETRAIPAVVAVPLEHRLADYPEVSPDDLADERMITLEPGSLFAMRVEVALARIPRSATIETRLSHTALTLVAEGVGITIIDPSSATDFRGRGVVIRPFTSFVDAGFLVIRRSNGPDNSLAQRFIDEFWAYHETLLAQP; from the coding sequence ATGAACCTGCGTCAGGTAGAAGCGTTCCGAACTGTCATGCTAACCGGAAAAATGACCGCCGCAGCGGAGTTGATGTCGATCACTCAGCCTGCGGTAAGTCGCTTGATCCGCGATTTTGAGATCGACACGAAACTCAAACTATTCAACCGTCGCGGAAACCAGTTGATTCCCACGCAAGCAGCAATGACATTATTGCAGGAAGTCGAGCGGGCCTATGTCGGGCTCAATCGCATCAGGAGTTTTGCTGATGAGATCCGCCGCCAGAATGCTGGCATGCTGCGGATTGCCGCCATGCCTGCACTTGCAAATGGGATCATGCCGCGCTTCCTCGCCCGTTTTCTTAAAGATCGCCCTAACATCCACGCCTCTCTCAACGGCATTCCCTCCGCTTTAGTCGTGGAGGCCGTCGCATCAGGTCAGGCGGATATTGGTTTTGCCGACGGCCCGCTCGACCGGCCCGGTTTTATAATTGAGACCCGCGCGATACCGGCTGTTGTGGCCGTCCCTCTGGAGCATCGACTGGCCGACTATCCAGAGGTTTCACCGGATGATCTCGCTGATGAACGCATGATTACGCTCGAACCGGGTTCGTTGTTTGCGATGCGAGTAGAAGTTGCCCTTGCTCGAATTCCACGCTCCGCTACCATTGAGACGCGCCTGTCACACACAGCTCTGACACTTGTGGCCGAAGGTGTCGGCATAACAATCATCGACCCATCCTCAGCAACGGATTTTCGCGGGCGTGGCGTAGTGATCAGGCCATTTACAAGCTTTGTCGATGCGGGGTTTTTGGTCATTCGCCGCAGTAACGGCCCTGACAACAGTCTGGCTCAGCGTTTCATAGATGAGTTCTGGGCCTATCATGAAACGCTGCTCGCGCAGCCGTGA
- a CDS encoding ABC transporter permease subunit (The N-terminal region of this protein, as described by TIGR01726, is a three transmembrane segment that identifies a subfamily of ABC transporter permease subunits, which specificities that include histidine, arginine, glutamine, glutamate, L-cystine (sic), the opines (in Agrobacterium) octopine and nopaline, etc.), with protein MSAISAYLDLMGFAEDGWGYDMLRATGMTLAVAFCGFAAGTVFGTIAAAASFSSQRILRMAADGYSTVLRGIPDLLVIYLFYFGSSAVLSQVGALFGGQGFVSAPIFITGALAIGVVSGAYQAEVYRGAVLALPKGEIEAAKAYGMPTRLLFRRIMVPQAARFAIPGIGNVWQLVLKESALISVVGLVELMRQAQIGAGSTRKPFTFFLTAGLLYLVITFASGLLFKKAERHAMRGIRRAV; from the coding sequence ATGAGTGCGATCAGCGCATATCTGGATTTAATGGGATTTGCCGAAGACGGCTGGGGCTACGATATGCTTCGCGCTACGGGCATGACACTTGCAGTAGCCTTTTGCGGCTTCGCAGCAGGCACGGTATTCGGTACCATTGCAGCCGCCGCTTCATTCTCATCGCAACGTATTCTCAGAATGGCAGCTGACGGTTACTCTACTGTGCTTCGTGGCATCCCTGATCTTCTGGTCATTTACCTGTTCTATTTCGGTAGCAGCGCCGTATTAAGCCAGGTCGGAGCCTTGTTTGGTGGGCAAGGTTTCGTCAGCGCGCCAATTTTCATCACCGGGGCACTGGCCATCGGTGTGGTATCGGGCGCCTATCAGGCGGAAGTCTATCGAGGGGCTGTGCTGGCACTTCCAAAAGGCGAGATCGAGGCTGCCAAAGCCTATGGTATGCCAACGCGTCTGCTGTTTCGTCGCATCATGGTACCGCAGGCAGCACGCTTCGCCATTCCTGGCATTGGCAATGTCTGGCAGCTCGTTTTGAAGGAATCCGCGCTGATTTCAGTGGTAGGATTGGTGGAACTGATGCGTCAGGCACAGATCGGCGCGGGATCGACGCGCAAGCCGTTCACATTTTTTCTGACCGCCGGACTTCTTTATCTCGTCATCACATTCGCATCAGGCCTTCTGTTCAAGAAAGCAGAAAGGCACGCCATGCGCGGCATCCGGAGGGCGGTATGA
- a CDS encoding ABC transporter permease, with protein sequence MDLPFMFDSFLQLCRGIPLTLQLMGLSVISGAVLALILAAMRLSGNLVLDLIARGYIFVLRGTPLLVQLYIIYYGLSQFPELRKSFLWPFLREPYWCAVLALALNTAAYSAEIIRGGVLSVATGQIEAARAYGMSGFTLVRRILAPQALRQMLPAYSNEIILMVKSTALASTITMMEVTGLAAKLISATYRPVEVFISAGAIYLLLNFVVTRIFKLLEYRLSAHQRQPAVVHASLGNS encoded by the coding sequence ATCGACCTTCCGTTCATGTTCGACAGTTTCCTACAGCTTTGTCGTGGCATCCCGCTGACGCTTCAACTGATGGGGCTATCGGTTATCAGCGGCGCGGTCCTGGCTCTCATACTGGCCGCAATGCGTCTGTCGGGCAATCTGGTACTCGACCTCATTGCGAGGGGCTACATCTTTGTGCTGCGCGGCACCCCCCTGCTCGTCCAACTCTACATAATCTACTACGGTCTCAGCCAATTTCCCGAACTGCGCAAGAGCTTTCTCTGGCCGTTTTTGCGGGAACCTTATTGGTGCGCGGTGTTGGCTCTGGCGCTCAATACTGCAGCCTATAGTGCCGAAATCATTCGCGGTGGCGTTTTGTCGGTTGCAACCGGTCAGATCGAAGCTGCTCGCGCTTATGGCATGAGTGGGTTCACCCTCGTCCGTCGTATTCTGGCCCCGCAGGCCCTGCGCCAGATGCTGCCCGCCTATTCGAATGAAATCATCTTGATGGTGAAATCCACCGCCTTGGCATCGACGATTACTATGATGGAAGTAACAGGTCTGGCGGCCAAGCTGATCTCGGCCACCTATCGTCCTGTCGAAGTCTTCATCTCTGCAGGTGCGATCTATCTCCTGTTGAATTTTGTGGTCACCAGAATCTTCAAACTGTTGGAATACCGCCTGTCAGCGCACCAGCGTCAGCCTGCGGTCGTGCATGCTTCCTTAGGAAACTCATAA